TGCCGGCCGGATCGTCTTCTGGGCCGACAACAATGAAGTCATTAAACATAAGATCACGACGATTAACCCCATCCCCGTCTTTGAGAAACTTATCCTCAAGCGAGCGGGCATGGACCATCACAACATCTACGTCACCTGACCGTGCGGTTTCAAGTGCTTGGCCAGTTCCTTGCGGAATAGCATCAACTGTGGTGCCGAATCGCTCCGCAAATGCAGCATTCAGCTCATGCAATAGCCCCGTGTTGTATGTGCTTGTTGTTGTAGAAAGAGTAAGTGTCTGGTCAAGAATTTCGGCGTCACTTTCTTCGCCACCCCCGATGCAGCCTGCCATTGTTGCTGTTATCCCGCCAGCAGTGGTGGCGAGAAACTGGCGCCGTTGAATCATTAATGATACAATGGTTTTACACAGCACTACTTACCATTTTCGGAGGATGAGTAACAACGTCTACTTAATATTCAGGGATGAATAACCAATATTGTAAACACCACGGCATACGGGCTGGGTAGGCAGTTTGCTCACTACTTCGAGGTCAAAGCCCTGTGATATTCGGCTCAATCGCGTATAAAAGCTGTAACTGTTACAGATTGACTTCTTCCACACGGCTAAAGCTGATGGGCCATTCGCCTTGGACTTCTGTAAGTTCCCATAGTGAAGTAGCGTCCGACGAGAGAGAAGGATGGAGTTAGTTTACTCTGGAATGGATTGCTCTCTTCTCCACCGCTTGTGCAGTTCTGCAACTACCACTACGGTGGGTGCAATCAGCAGAATTCGGGCCCACGTCTCAGCCCTGATTGGCTCGACTCCGAGTAGGAGTTGGGTCGGGGCAGCGTGAATAACAATTAAGTGCACTACTAACGCTGTGATTGTTCCTACAAGAAGAAGTGGATTTGAGAAGGGACTTTTCTTAAAAATTGAGCGTGTTTCGGATCGAGCCGTACCAAGAAACAATGCCATTGAAACAACCATCACTGTAAGAGTCGCTGTCTGGGCGTATCCGAGCGTAGCCCCTCCTGTAAACACATACCAAAAGACAGCAACAGCAAGAACTGCAAGCCATATCCCGACGATAACAGTTCTCTCAAGGATTTCTCTCGAAAGTACTCCGGCATCAGGCTGGAGAGGAGGCCGCTCATACTGCTCTTGCTCTCCAGGCTCGAATGCCATCGCAACATCTTGAATACCGTTATTGACAACATTTAGCCACAACGCCTGTGCCGGAAGCAAAAGCAATGGAAAAAGACCAACATCATCTCGAGGAAGTACGCCTACGATAGCGAGCAGAAATGCCGCAAGGATTGCTAGTACAAGTGCAACACCGGTTGCAAGAAGGAACATCGTTGCTTTACGAATATTAGAGAATACAGTGCGGCCCTCCTCAACAGCAGCGTAGATTGTAGCAAAATTATCATCGGTAAGGACCATCTCACTTGCTTCTTTTGCAACATCTGTTCCGGTAATTCCCATTGCTGCGCCAATGTGTGCTGCTTTTAGTGCCGGGGCATCATTCACGCCATCTCCGGTGACTGCTACGGTCTCCCCATCCGCCTGAAGTAACGTAACGATCCGGTGCTTTTGCGCGGGACTGATACGGGCAAAAACGGCTGTATCTCTGAGACGCGCAGTTAGTTCTTGATCAGAGAGTTGGGACACTTCCTCTCCTGTAAGGACTTTATCTGACTTAATTCCAACCCGTTCTGAAATTGCCTGTGCTGTTTTCGCATGGTCACCAGTAATCATCTTAACATCAATGCCAGCACGGTAACACGAGTCGATTGCCTCTGATACCCCTGATCGGGGTGGATCAATCATTCCTGCAAGTCCAAGAAATGTTAGTCCTTTGGGTTGTTCAGTGTTTGTTACATCCCCTTTAGCCCGAGCCATCCCGATAACACGCAGTCCGTCACCAGCAAGCTCTTCTGCCTTTGTAAGTACCTCCTTGGAATTAAGCGAGGATTCTCCGCTTGATGTCAGCATTGTATCACACATTCCGATAACCCGCTCAGGGGCACCCTTAACATATGTAACCACATCATCCTCCACTCGATGTGCAGACGCAGTGTATTGGCGGTCTGATTCAAATGGTATATAGCTGATTTGTGGATACCTCTGTGTCAATTCATGTTGCTTGAGACCTGCCTTTCGACCGGCAACAAGCAGTGCAGTTTCTGTAGGATCACCTACTGGATCGAATGACCCGTCGTCCTGTTCCTCAAGCGAGGCTTCATTTGCTAGCGTGGCAGCAAGTAGAGTTTCATACGCCGGTGTCCCCTGCTTTATTGTAATCTCTGTCTCATTACAGAAGAATTCACTTTCCCCTGAGCTGTCTCCATTAGTCACGTTGATAAGATTACCAGCAGTCCACAGCTGCTGAACCGTCATGCTATTTTCAGTAATCGTTCCGGTTTTATCCGAAACAATAACACTACAGGATCCGAGCGTTTCAACCGCTGGAAGTCGTCGGATAATAGCGTTACGCCCAGCCATTCGGCGGACACTGACCGCCAGTGCTACCGTCATTACGACTGGCAAGCCTTCTGGTATCGCTGAAACTGCTGTAGCGACGGCAAGTAAGAATACATCTGCAACCGGTATACCCTGCCAGAATCCAATCCCGAATAGGAGAACAGCAATGACAAGAATAGCAACGCTGATCCGATTAGCAAACCGATGCATTCGTGTTTGGAGAGGTGTTGCGACACGCTCGGTTTCACGAACTTTTCCCGCAATTGTTCCAATCTGGGTCTCTGCACCAGTTGCCACCACGACCCCAACACCGCGCCCTGAAGCAACTGAAGTCCCCATGTAAGCCATATTCTCTCGGTCAGCGACTGTGTATTCTGATTTGATAGGATCTATCGACCGAGAGACAGGAACTGACTCACCGGTTAACACCGCAGTATTGAGATGTAGTTCATTTGCTGCAATCAGGCGAAGGTCTGCTGGAACAATATCGCCCGATTCCAGTAACACAATGTCCCCAGGGACCAATTCCGTGCTATCTACTTC
This portion of the Salinarchaeum sp. IM2453 genome encodes:
- a CDS encoding HAD-IC family P-type ATPase; this translates as MGMGETKWHAATVDETLDEIESTQDGLSSEKATQRLEQYGPNTIGEGEEISLIKILLHQFTSPLIYILIIAFIITIIIDHYADAAVIGLVLVINAVIGFIQEYRAENAMAALASLISPKARVRRDGDVTEVDSTELVPGDIVLLESGDIVPADLRLIAANELHLNTAVLTGESVPVSRSIDPIKSEYTVADRENMAYMGTSVASGRGVGVVVATGAETQIGTIAGKVRETERVATPLQTRMHRFANRISVAILVIAVLLFGIGFWQGIPVADVFLLAVATAVSAIPEGLPVVMTVALAVSVRRMAGRNAIIRRLPAVETLGSCSVIVSDKTGTITENSMTVQQLWTAGNLINVTNGDSSGESEFFCNETEITIKQGTPAYETLLAATLANEASLEEQDDGSFDPVGDPTETALLVAGRKAGLKQHELTQRYPQISYIPFESDRQYTASAHRVEDDVVTYVKGAPERVIGMCDTMLTSSGESSLNSKEVLTKAEELAGDGLRVIGMARAKGDVTNTEQPKGLTFLGLAGMIDPPRSGVSEAIDSCYRAGIDVKMITGDHAKTAQAISERVGIKSDKVLTGEEVSQLSDQELTARLRDTAVFARISPAQKHRIVTLLQADGETVAVTGDGVNDAPALKAAHIGAAMGITGTDVAKEASEMVLTDDNFATIYAAVEEGRTVFSNIRKATMFLLATGVALVLAILAAFLLAIVGVLPRDDVGLFPLLLLPAQALWLNVVNNGIQDVAMAFEPGEQEQYERPPLQPDAGVLSREILERTVIVGIWLAVLAVAVFWYVFTGGATLGYAQTATLTVMVVSMALFLGTARSETRSIFKKSPFSNPLLLVGTITALVVHLIVIHAAPTQLLLGVEPIRAETWARILLIAPTVVVVAELHKRWRREQSIPE